A window of Sphaeramia orbicularis chromosome 8, fSphaOr1.1, whole genome shotgun sequence genomic DNA:
TGTAACAAACAAAATTCCCCCTGGGGACTAATAAagtatttctgattctgattctatctCATCGTTGTGTTATACACTcagacttaacccttaaagacccaaacatccacccccgaccaaaaccatctactgatctaaactgtttcatacctgctgatccacttatcctgttaaaacatgtaaataattgatgtaaaatacagttgttcatcttttcatggtcatcagacatgaccatatttggacattcagaggcgctgtagttaccgtggaaacaccatcatcttctactatattgattcaccagtaaaacccatagagttggatcaatgacagtggatagaaatgCTTAGTTTAtattgagttaatgatatatttgactgaaaaagtcactttttcttcagttttctctgcttttgataaaagaaccctcaactttaatctgagctttaatgaacatctacatgatcagtacattaaatgcaggaaaacacctgatttatactgatagaatacaaaatacagaggataatattataaacaaatggtgataaatcacttaagaaacgttaaatatagagaaaacttcatttgggaagtgacataaaagtagtgctgggtctttatgggttaaaatacaagTTGAATCATGTGTTTCCTTTTGAGCCTTAACAGCTGTTTCTGCTacaatggtgcataaaaaatccATGCCTTGCAGGAGAATAAAACCAGTAttttatatttcaacaataaatccCACTGTGTTAAGAGTACCCAAAAGCATAGTTTGCatagtttttagtcaaatattaaGAAAAAGCCATTGCGGTATTTTGATTTGAGTCCAATGTGGAGCAAACACTAGTCTCCACGAGAGAGCGCCAGTCAAGTGTGGTTTTATTATTTGCAACTAACTCTGAGACTAATATTTCAACCTTAACATGTTTTATCACAGCGATAAGTCAGAAGCAGATAAAATTCACTCATCATAATCGAACCCTTTTAGAAAACCAACTgcagatatataataataataataataataataataataataataataataataataataacatatagtATACTATTTATATGTGATATGTGATATTAATAAAGTATACTTTTCATGGGCTAAATATTTAACAGATTTAAACTCAAGTGTAAATGACTGCAGTTTCCAGATTTCTGATGATACATTGTGTACATTTAAATTCCCAGCTGATATCTTTAAAATAATCCAAATCATTGCAGTTGCATTAAACTTTTGTCAAAATCATGTTGATTCACCCCTGTACTGCTAATTTCAAAGGCCTTATCAGTGCTTGATGGAATCTGCATTATAAAAGACTTTTTGGTCATTGCATCTATTTTAGCTTCGAAGAGACGACTGCACTGATGAAACTGAATCTAGTCCAAAGACTGCTGACACAGCCCAGAGGTTAAATTTAGCACAAGCTTCACCCACTCTGCTCCCTGTTGTCCGGTTTCGTTTTTTTTAACCACGTCTGAGAATGTGTGACCAGCACTAATACCTTCAACTTTCACaccatttatttttagttttattgtgCGACTTGTGAATTAagccatgaagacccagtgctacttttgtggcagttcccaaatgaatttttctctatttctacttttcttaactgatttatcaccaatttcttTTATATTACcctttgtattttacattttttggtgtaaatcatgtattttccaatatttaattcacatatcatgaagatgctcataaaaactgagtaaattcaaagttaattatatcaaaagacagaaaaatgacaaaaaaaagtgactatttcagtcaaatatatcattaactgaaaataaactatccactgtcattgatccaactccatgggttttacttgtgaatcaatgttgtagaagatgacagtttccacagtaactacggagcctctgaatgtccaaatatggtcatatctgatgaccatgaaaagatgaataactgtattttacaccaattatttacatgtattgataagattagtgcacaggtgtcaaacatgcggcccgggggccaaatccagcccaccagaggatccaatctggcccgtaggatgaatttgtgaaatacaaaaattacactgaagatattaacaatcgcggatgtcaaaatcattttaattcagattccacatacagaccaattagatatcaagtgggtcagaccagtaaaatactatcatattaaacctataaataatgaaaacagcaaattttctctttgttttagtgtaaaaaaaaaagtaaaattacatgaaaatgtttatattaaaaaactgttaatttacaaaaaatatgaataagctgaaacgtcttaagataaataaatgcaatcttaccaagattctgcctgttactaaatgttttgtgtatttgtaattgtaatgtcagttgaaatgcacacgtgtaaaggataaactgataacctgagaaaattgcacttgtttttcataaaacgtttccagttgttccatGTTTTTCCGATTTTTGTAGACGTTaacatgatcataatgtaattttactttttccactgttattttactggttcagcccactggagatcatattgggctgaatgtggaactgaactaaaatgagtttgacacccctggattagtggaccaacaggtattaaacagcttagatcagtagatggtttgtgtcgctggtggctgtttgggtctttaagggttaaatacatttccCATAAAAATGACAGTACTCGTATTTTGAACAGACTCCAGTGCATTTATTGTATTCGCTCAGATATCATTAGAAACAGCCTGCATTAAACCTCGTGAATTCCATAGCagatataaataaaaaatctgacaGCATTATTTAGGATTATGTTAATGCTCGTACATTTGATGACACAGCGATGCTTTAATTTCTTTTAAAACGTGGCTGAAACCACCTCTTAGTGTGTTGACAGTTTAAAAAGCTCAGCGAGCTACACAGGGCTTCGAAGACGTTTGAGAAGAGAACGTGACAGAAAATCTTGGCATGAACtgtggtgaagaagaagaagccccTCGGTGTCTCTTTCGTGACATGGACAGTTCAGTGACAGTCGAGATGACACCGAACGGAGCAGGTGGCGACACAAACAGCTAAAGCCGGACGCATCCAGAGGCGCAGGATGTCAGTTTAGAGCTGTGGCGAGAGAAGCTGGAAGAAACGGTCTGAGACGAGCACTGTTTTCAGCTGTGCTTGAATGGCTGTCCCTGTCGTCTTTACATGGCTTTCACTTTGATCTGCTTCATCTTCATTTGCTTCTTCTCAATCTTCTTCTGCTCACGGCGCTGAGCAGCTTCCTACAAACACAACAGTCAAATATTTAAGATGTAAAGACAGACATAACTTGGGCTGTGTATAggcaagaatctgatgatacgatacaaatcacaatactaggatcatgatatatcatgatactgttaaaaaggccattttttgtttgattctttttttttttttaagattatttcctggaggaattgaattacaccagaaataggtacaaatactaaacagattttttatttgatcacaacagaatctaaagctatatcacaaaatttttctaattctcctcatgtccaaaggaactcccatctgcctctcagacagtaaaaagtgcttttaggatgcttcaaataaccattatttcataaaacagtgttaaataataataaataagatataaacaataaagaaaaacaaaacaataatgaacctccaccatatgtgcatttcaataaatacctgacaatatcgatacagtacttttttaatattgatacattattgtgaattgaaatatcgcgatacattgcagaaccgatattttctaacaggcCTAGACATAACTGGTGAAAAAGTCGGCAGGGCTTACTAACAGCCCCTGCCTCGTCATAGTCATAGACAGACTTTGTCATTatagattttacatcaaaaatttaaaatttgACGATGACGGAAAAAAGATTTGAGAGACTTTGGGGACCCTTTTTGGCTCACTGTTACATTATTCACCACCGATCTTTTGTGTTATATATCATTTAAGTGACCCCCTGGGATGTTTGTACTGAGAGAATTTAAGTGTGTCTATGTGTTTTGATAATTGTTGGCAGccaatttatttacttattatttattttataaaacaTATGATGTGGTTATGTGTgtgaaagtatttttttttgtttggtttattttgtgctattttattattctgtatatatgtAAAGGTGTTAGTGCTGGTGTTTGttcaatgttaaattaaaaaaaataaaaaataaaatatatatatatatatatatatatatatatatatatatatatatatatatatatatatatatatatatatatatatatgtgaagaCATTTCATtgcagttggctcagcaggcagcagcaataaatgCAACAGGCATTATGTAGATACACAGGATACAATAAATACGCACATAAAAACAATGTgtgaagtatgaaaaaaaaactatggttctctgataaaaaaaaaaaaaaaaaactagtttcAGTCTTGAATATTGCACATTTATATTGTACACTGGAGCAGTCCAGTGTAGGGATCAGTCAGGGACTAATTTTGAGTCTttgcaaaaatttgtaaaaaggtagagaaaggcacatgtaaagaacacgtgtgtaaaatttgaaaagaattggatGAGTAATGTCCAACAAATTGGTTGGATAAATCGTCTaaggtgaaattaaaaaaaaaaaaaaaaacgtatttggaaaaaaaaaaatgcaaaactgaaattcaaccatcaaactgtgcactgcacctctactACTGGTAAAGAATATGTGTGTAAAATTTTAAAAGAATTAGGTAACTAGTGTCCGAGGATTCAGTTGGACAAAAATTGTTTGCATCCCATTTTAGAAAACAGAATTGTATTCTACCAGACCTCTCCTCCACACTATTAAAAGGACTGTTGTGCACTGAACGGTATTCATAAATGTGGCTCCTGTACAGTCTAAGTCTGATCCACCACCTCCTGTATTACTACGTTTTCATTCCTCATGTAAGAGCTGTTAAATATGTTTCGTTGTGTGTCTATTCTTTGTttgttctgctgaatgaaaaactaaaactgcaataaaacaatgaaaaagatgTTGTTACAGCTCTTAATTAATATTATTCCTATAACTAAGGCCACAGAGAACATGGCGTTTACATGATCAAATGCCTGTACTGGGGGTTGAAGGATAACCCTGGAccggtgtgtgtgggtgtgtgagtgtgttttccAGTTTCAGACCTCCAGACGACGCTGCCTCTCTGGATCCTCCTCGTTCATGATCCTCTCCTTCTCcgctctcttcttctcctctctccgaGTCTGAGCCGCCTCCTGACGCTGAGCGTGAGTCTGTTTCAGGAAGTTCTCCTCCACACGGGCCCGGTTTCTGTCCGCCTTCTGCTTACCCTGAAGAGACAACAGCGACAgattaaggtcaaggtcaagggtcacggttatttataaagcacatttaaaacaacacaaagtgctgtaagaaaattacatttaaaatacagtATATGGTAAAACTagcaaaaataagaataaatataagaaCTAATACACAATAATAGGATGAATGGAAACTAAAACACAACCacaagataaaacaaattttcaagttaattatacttttcttttgtttgctttgttcttgtttttttgtttgttgtttgaacaaaagaaaaaagaaaagtacaattacattaacagaagacaaaatgaacatcattagccttaaTGTTTAAGTTTTGAAGTCTTTTACTCCTGCCGGCGTTCTGCTCACCTCCCTGTTGAGGCGGAGCTTCTTGACTTTGTCGATGCTGTAGATCACCATGTTCATCAGAGGAAGCAGAGTGTCCATATCTTTGGGAGAGGTGTTGCCCATTCCAGGCACTAAACACACAAAGGAAATAGAGAAATTTACATGAAACATAACAGGTTAAAATTTAAAGATTACAAAGGACAGAAAATATTTCAGAGGGAAAAGTGAAAAGGAATGAAAACTCAGAGCACGGTGTCAATGAGCTCAATTTGGTGAAGAAAATAGATTTTATGCTGTAAGTCATAAAATAGAATAAGTTTATTTATacaacatttaaaacaacacaaagtgcccaaagtgctgtacaaacaTATAGGTACAAATACTCaatatgataaaactagtaaaaaatatacagattttatgtatttatttttttatattgttctaATATACATCTGtatattattgtgttgttatttagatgtaagcgCACTGTTGCTGGTAGAGAGTGGTAATGGCAAAGTCTATTCTACagatatatacactgaacaaaaatataaacgcaccacttttgtttttgctcccatttttcatgagctgaactcaaagatctaaaactttttctatgtacacaaaaggcctatttctctcaaatattgttcataaatttgtctaaatctgtgttggtgagcacttctcctttgtcttttgctgagataatccatccacctcacaggtgtggcatatcaagatgctgattcgacagcaggattattgcacaggtgtgacttaggctggccacaataaaaggccactctaaaatgtgcagttttactgtattgggtggtccaggggggtcagaaaaccagtcagtatttggtgtgaccaccattttcctcgcacagacttcttcatgaattctctgaaacagctttggagatggtttatggtagagaaatgaacattcagttcacaggcagaagctctggtggagattcctgaagtcagcatgaccagtgcatattccctcaaaacttgtgacatctgtggtattgtgctgtgtgataaaactgcacattttggagtggccttttattgtggccagcctaaggcacacctgtgccaaaatcctgctgtctaatcagcatcttgatatgccacacctgtgaggtggatggattatctcagcaaagaagaagtgttcactaacacaaatttagacagatttgtgaacaacatttgagagaaataaaccttgtgtgtacacagaaaaagttttagatctttgagttcagctcatgaaaaatgagagcaaaaacaaaagtggtgcgtttatatttttgttcagtgtaagataagatatactaaaactgataaaagcagacacacaataataggataactagcatctaaaaacacaaccagaagataaaacatataaaagtGACACAACTTCTATTAAAAGTCCGAAAAACTAGTTTCAAAACAGGttttataacattaaaaaaaataaaataaaataaattcaccaTTAAATGTAAACAGCAGCGTCTTCTTGGTCTCAGGCAGCTTTAAGGGCTGACCCTCCctgaaaaacagcaaagaaaacaATGGTACAATGtagaacacacaaaaaacatgatttacataaaaaaacaaaaaataaaaacacttactCTTGCATAATTTTTGGACCAGAAAATTGGTCCGAGAAATGGATGGACTCGATCTTGTCGGCGTGGTTGGTGATATAATGTACCATctgaaaatatagaaaatacacacaaataagtTACGAAGCTgcatttaaatacaaataaatgtcaaaatattcatgttcATTATTTACTGTTGAGACTTTTTATTGTAAAGGACTAAATGTGTGATGAGTAGAGCAGCACCTTATTGTCCATCACCCCGTCTGTGACCTCGCCCATCTCGCTCAGAATCGCCAGGGAGTCTGGGAGTCCATACTTGGCTCCAGACTTTGGCTTGTCACCGCAGAACTCACTCtgtgaaggaaggacagaaaaaaaaaaagagttggtgTGTTAGATATAGAAGGTAAATGACAGTAATAAACTCTGCCTGAACATGAACTCAACGTCCTGCTAATAACAGTTCAACACATCATGTGGCCACTTTAATCAAAAGAAACTGAGTCAATCAGAACGAATCAATACAATCAGATAAAGTCACACAtttcctgttaaaaggaagtttttccttaccactgtcaccaagtgtttgctcctggaagattctgttggtGCCTGTGAATtagcttaagagtctggtttagaccagctctaaatgtaaagtgtcatcacataacttttgttatgatttggcactatataaataaaatttgattgattgattgacatttacagtatgactttatcttgATATGAAAATTTAatactttcttttttaaaaattctgcCACCTAAAGGATTAAAAACAGCTGGAAAACTTTTAATTGCTTGTTTTTGGTGCTTATATTTGTAGTGATAGTATGTCCACTATtcatacttgtatttgcagtagtagtattaactgtcatggacatttgttctggttgttggtggttgtgacagcaccagctgatctacttctTCATAGTTctggttcagttatctgtgcaccaattgcatccatgtgtctccccctacttccccctcttccccagtctctctctctctctttaaccccaactggtcaaggcagacatccatcctccaggagtctgggtctactccaggtttctgctgttaaaaggaagtttttccttccactgtcaccagttacaagtgtttgctcctagaggattctgttgggtttctgtaaattggcttgagcgtCTGGTTCCAGTCGGTTCTGTATGtacagtgtcatgagataacttttgttatgatttgatgctatataaataaaatttgatttgattttgttaTTTCAGTATCGTAGGAAAAACTTGCTTCATAATTCCAGCAGATTAAACTTTTTACAGTATGTAGAATCAATATGCGACTCACATATTCTGTTATTTCATTTTAAAGGGTGTAAACAAATGTTATCAGTCTTAGTGTGGTTCTATGTGAACAGTAGAGTTTGGAAACTGATCAGAACACTTTCATTTGGATTGAACAGTTGTTGTCCATATAAACACAGGCCTTAGAAATGCATTTAAACAAAATGAGCAGAAAACTAAATGTGGCAGTGACAGCATTAAACTAAAGGTCTTTTACCAAGTCCTGCATCTCCTTCTGGAGTCGGGCCATGGCTTTCTTGGTGCCCACAGCGAACACAAACGTGTCCATGTCCTCATCGTTAAGAGTCACTTTGATTTgctacaaaaacaaacagacgcTGTTGGTTAGTCTGGAACATGTGTGATGGTTTTACGTGACTTTAAAAAGGCTCATGTGACTGTTCGTACCACTTGATCACAGGCTGGCCTCATCATCCTCGCCAACACATTGAGCAGATCCTGCCTCTTCAGAAACTGAAGGAGAAAGCGTGACACAGTTATAAATATGACACCACACTACGATAAAACCAAAACCTGTGATATGAGCGGCATGTGTGCAGTACCTTGAGCTGGATGAGCATGCCTTCACAGCAGACACGGCCAGAACACCACAGGTTATAGATGTGCTCATTTTCCTGATTCAGCTTCCCAGTGCTCACTGCTTCTTTACTGGTGCCATCGTCACCTGCACAGTGAAATTACTTAGATTAAATGACATCAAACCCAGATCTACTTCACACTGACGATACAACTCAAACTACAAGTGAACAATAACCCACTCTGGTGAAATATATGTGAAATACAATAACAATACAACATAACTATGCAATCTAGTACACAATATAAAGTGCAGTTACTGTAATATAACAtgcaataatctgtttacatttcagtcatttctgcTCCTCTTCCATGTTTACTTACTCAACATTATTATTGTTTgcactttgctctgtttttctatttctattctaaatttgtgtgtgctctgttttctatgttttttccatttaaatgttcatttcatttcactaccAATCCCGTGGACTATAATTTCGTTCATCACCCCAttactgaatgacaataaaaaatcctGAACCTTAGTATTCACAGCTGTATTTCTAACAGGAAGCACACAGATGTTAATAATCCtataaatgtaaaattatgtgcaataagtcgtgcaataatcttctgttctgcaaaaacaatgcaatattcATCAAAATATAATTGTACTATCTTTATATACACttggttcatagatatacatactgttacactGATATTTATACTGTTTTcattaatacatactgttaatattgttactattattcatagatatacatactttcacatactgttaatactgtaaatttgtgtctattcatatgttgaccgtttttattttttattcttcttagccctattcttatgttactttataaaatttctattctattttctcatcttatttgtagtttttgtaatttcatattcactctattcttatttctgtagtactggtgttttattaatattgttgcactgactggagtagcacaatgacaatcaaggttattctattctatgtggAAGAACTCACCAACGAGTGCGAAGTTGCTCTCCAGGAGTTCTCTGTGGGAGTTGAACCAGGCATGAGCGAGGCGGCTGTTCTTGTTCTTTCCGATGATGTAGTTCATGATGTACGCCAGCAGACCCGTCACCATCAGGATCTCCATGTAGTAACTCTCCCAGTTGTTCTGCAGGTGAGCAGGAACCTGCACAAGGTGATCAGTACCAGTGTAGATCAAGTCAAAAATCAAATGCTTCATTTCTGTTGTTACTTGTTGAATTCACAGCTAAATTACAGAATCAACAGGTTAAACAAATAGCTGTCAATTCCTTTAACAAACAAAGACACTGTGAAATTGTGGCGTGACCGGCATTTTTAACAGGAAATACAGAAGGGCCATTTTTTCTGTCGACATAAAACAACAGAACATGACGACAAATAAATTGCTCTGTCAAACTCCTGCTGTGTATGTATAGTATAAATAacaacacttataagaacaaaaacagCACTTGCAAGACATCAATAtgctttatttattaaaaaaacaaaggctTAAATGCTTTGGTTTTAGGTGAAAGAACAGGTTTGACCTGCTGCTATGTACTATCCACTATTTGCCATTTACTGCTGCTACAGTGTCGGGGTCTCCTCCTCTTCTTACAAAACAACTTCCATATCACTACTAAGATGAATGCTTTCTTTGGTATTAATTAGTTACCCTCGAGCCTGACACTGAGCAGCAAAACTCACACATAATGGCTGTAAAGAAGAGAAAAGTGCTTGCAGATGACATTGAACGAGAGCAGAAAAAGCACTTGTCTTGATTTTACAATTTTCCACTtcgtaaaataaaataaaaaaaattatttcattgaTTTATTTGAATGTTCTATCCAGTCATAACGAGACCAGAATTTGCAGTGAGCAGAGACCCTGAGTACCTTCAGAGATTATACAGTTCCCAAACAGCAGATGCCAGTATGTGGAGGTTTATGATAATCTAGGTTTACCGTGTGGATTATGAGAGGGTCCTTCATTGAGTGGATTGTCTTTTCCATGTCTCCGATCCCCTCGAACTCCTCCTGGTCATATTTGCTGAAGATGTCTTGATCCTATCGAAACATAAGACTGAATTAGCTCAGATACAAAAACACCAGCAATTATTTTaaacactttaattcataaaacgTGGGACATGAAACACAAAGCAACAAACCTGTGTCTCTGAGTCTTCAAAGCCATCCTGGCCATCCTCCAGTTCTACAGTGGcttcgtcttcatcttcttcgtcaTCGACCTGAGATGGAAACGAGACGCGCGGCGGAGGCATAGTTTCTGTCTCGGCCACCGGGTCGTCATTCATATCCTCAAACTCAGCAAAATCATTGTCATCTGCCAGGTCCTCACCATCGTCAAAGTCGTCATTGTAGCGGCCCCTGGATACAGGAAGGGCGAGGAGCAGCAGGAGTGTAGGGATCAGGAATAGACGCAAACTCCGCATGGTCAGACCTACAACAAAAGCAGAATGAGAATGTTTTAGTAACTGTgggtaaatattgtacttttaaatCAACTACATTTGTACTTAATAAAAGATTAAATGAGAAAATCCTCCTTTTTTAATTCAAtacattctttaaaaatcctcttAAATTTAGTGGAAACTACATTATTAGTTATATAGGGCGAAATAGGCCTCTTCTCTGAGCTtatgaaaaggtgactttttagaGATTCATGGCCCTCAGAGGGAAACAATCTGCAAACATATGTCAATGACATGGAATATGATGCATCACTGTAGAATAAACTAAACAACAGAGCCCTCCGATCGTCCTCTCAGATGattttggatgtccccaggtcccgaTGTAAACAATGGGGTGctcgttcatttgctgttgctgcaccaaaactgtggaactcgctgactcctgacttgcgagtcctcactgacctgtccctgttcaagtccaggttaaagacacatctgtttagactggcttttaacccttagcactgagacactactAGATTTTAATCtgtggtccttttttttttaaatcactgtgtattgtgtcctattgttttatgcatatttatggtatttgactaaactaTTTGACTAATTATGCTtatagatgtaaagcactttggtcttcttcatgttgttgtaaagtgctatataaataaactttgattgattgattgattaaacaATGGCATGTAAAGTAGTTTCAATGAGCTTAACATTGATGCAATAGTACAATGAACCCAAATACATcacaaaaacagtcaaacactGACGGTGACCCTTTTACTATTGATGAGTTAGAAACCTGTTATTGTTAATACTTGTTGTAAAGAATGTGGTCCAAAACAGCTTTATGACTTCCTCACAATACAAAAGGCCATAAACAAAACAGGAAGCTCTCATTCAAGGCATTAACGCTGGATATGTTCCTCTATAAACCATTTCTAACAGAGCACACATAATAGAGGAGTTATTTCGCTGCCAAAAAATTTATAAATTCCAAAGAGCAAAGACCCAAAAGGACTAAGACAATAAACAATAACTGTGGAAATGAAGGAAATTAAACAGGAACCTGATGGAAAATAGTACTTTCTGTTTGactatttctgttatttttttactaGACGCTGCAGAAATGTAGGACATGACTCTAA
This region includes:
- the ccdc47 gene encoding PAT complex subunit CCDC47 isoform X1; the encoded protein is MRSLRLFLIPTLLLLLALPVSRGRYNDDFDDGEDLADDNDFAEFEDMNDDPVAETETMPPPRVSFPSQVDDEEDEDEATVELEDGQDGFEDSETQDQDIFSKYDQEEFEGIGDMEKTIHSMKDPLIIHTVPAHLQNNWESYYMEILMVTGLLAYIMNYIIGKNKNSRLAHAWFNSHRELLESNFALVGDDGTSKEAVSTGKLNQENEHIYNLWCSGRVCCEGMLIQLKFLKRQDLLNVLARMMRPACDQVQIKVTLNDEDMDTFVFAVGTKKAMARLQKEMQDLSEFCGDKPKSGAKYGLPDSLAILSEMGEVTDGVMDNKMVHYITNHADKIESIHFSDQFSGPKIMQEEGQPLKLPETKKTLLFTFNVPGMGNTSPKDMDTLLPLMNMVIYSIDKVKKLRLNREGKQKADRNRARVEENFLKQTHAQRQEAAQTRREEKKRAEKERIMNEEDPERQRRLEEAAQRREQKKIEKKQMKMKQIKVKAM
- the ccdc47 gene encoding PAT complex subunit CCDC47 isoform X2, producing MRSLRLFLIPTLLLLLALPVSRGRYNDDFDDGEDLADDNDFAEFEDMNDDPVAETETMPPPRVSFPSQVDDEEDEDEATVELEDGQDGFEDSETQDQDIFSKYDQEEFEGIGDMEKTIHSMKDPLIIHQVPAHLQNNWESYYMEILMVTGLLAYIMNYIIGKNKNSRLAHAWFNSHRELLESNFALVGDDGTSKEAVSTGKLNQENEHIYNLWCSGRVCCEGMLIQLKFLKRQDLLNVLARMMRPACDQVQIKVTLNDEDMDTFVFAVGTKKAMARLQKEMQDLSEFCGDKPKSGAKYGLPDSLAILSEMGEVTDGVMDNKMVHYITNHADKIESIHFSDQFSGPKIMQEEGQPLKLPETKKTLLFTFNVPGMGNTSPKDMDTLLPLMNMVIYSIDKVKKLRLNREGKQKADRNRARVEENFLKQTHAQRQEAAQTRREEKKRAEKERIMNEEDPERQRRLEEAAQRREQKKIEKKQMKMKQIKVKAM